The sequence CACCTTGGAGAGGATGGCGGTCCAGTCGGTGGCGTCCATCGGGGCGTATTCATCGCCGACGATCTTGCCGCCGGTCTTCTCGATATAGGCCTTGGTGAAGGCCAGCATGCCGCGGCCAAAGGCGTAGTCCGAGCCGATGAGGAAATAGGTCTTGGCGCCTTCCTTGTTGAAGAAGTCGACAATGGGGGCGACCTGCTGGTCCGGCACCCAGGCGTTCACATACATATAGGGGCTGCAGGAACGGCCCTCATAGAACGAGGTGTAGATGTAGGGCACCTTGCCGCGATTGACGATCGGCAGGCCGGCATTGCGCGCCGCCGAGGTCTCCATCGAGATCAGCACGTCGACCTTCTTCTGGAAGATCAGTGAATCGAAGGCCTTCTGCGCCCCGGCCGCGCCGGAGGCGTCGTCGGCGACCTCAAGCACCACCTTCTTGCCGAGGATGCCGCCCTTGGCGTTGATCTCCTCGACCGCCAGCTCGGCGGACTGCACGACGGAAGGCGCGACCACGGAATTGGCGCCGGATAGGCCGACGGGAATGCCGATGGTGATGGTGTCGGCGGCGAGCGCCGGCCCAGTGAGAAGGCCGGCGGCGAACACGCCGGCCATCAGCAGTGAGGTACGGGACATAGGCTTTCTCCGGAAGGTTATGGGTTTTTGGCAGCGGTGGGGAGAAGCGGGGCTTTAGTACCAGCCCCGGGAAATGGGCGCGCCGAGCATCTCGGCATAGACATCGGTGCGGCGGTCGCGCAGCACCTGGTTGAAGTCGTTCCAGTTGCGGGCGCGGCGGGCGGCGCCGAGGTCGATCTCGGCGGAAACGATCTCCTCACCGTCGCGGCTGGCCGGGCCGGCGGCGGGCCAGCCGGTGTAGCTGAGGATGAGGCTCTGGCCCTCGAAGGGCTGGCCGCGCTCGGTGCCGATGCGGTC is a genomic window of Ancylobacter sp. IITR112 containing:
- a CDS encoding substrate-binding protein, which produces MSRTSLLMAGVFAAGLLTGPALAADTITIGIPVGLSGANSVVAPSVVQSAELAVEEINAKGGILGKKVVLEVADDASGAAGAQKAFDSLIFQKKVDVLISMETSAARNAGLPIVNRGKVPYIYTSFYEGRSCSPYMYVNAWVPDQQVAPIVDFFNKEGAKTYFLIGSDYAFGRGMLAFTKAYIEKTGGKIVGDEYAPMDATDWTAILSKVKAANPDAIITSTAGGAPNVTLTKQMRAAGIKSLYGNLAVDEGTAKAMGPDAEGIYIAGSYFTNIDTPANKAFLAAMEKKFGKDLKTPNDLSVPEYEAVYAYKAAVEKAGTTDAAKVIPALAEVAVEGPRGTIVMNKQRHAPLTMYLGQVKGDGSVEIISTFKDVDPGEQCPKLK